atcattatcgCCAGTACCAGCATGGACCTCtccttcttgttcttcttgttgttcttcttcatcatcctcttcatcatcctcttctGCTTGCTTTCTGACTTCCACGAGCAAGTCATCCGGGATAAATTGATGCTTTCCACCTGTATGTTCTTTGCTCACCCAAGAAATCTCTAATTCGTAATCTTTATCCTTGTTGTCCTCGTGTGCCAAGTGTATAATCTTTGCTGCGACTTTAATGGCCTCCTGACATGTAATCTCCTCAAAgtttaatttttccaaCTCAGACTTGGCAATTTGGCGTCCTTTACCTGTTGCTGCTCCACTATAACCCCAACATGAACCACTAGGCTCAATCATGTATAAATGAGGACCATCATCGTCAACACCTCCAACTATTGACACAACACCAAACGGTCTCACGGAGTTGTAGCAGGTATAATTCTGCACATATATACCCATTCTGTCCATTAGGTTGGGAACAGGGATAGGGATCTTGAATATAGACTTGAAAGATTGTGCTTCTTCTCGACTTCTATTGACAAAATGACGACCATCGGGGAGCAATCCGGAATAAACAACACCGACATGGCGGTCAACTGTTTGGATTCGCTTATTTTTACCTGGTACTAACAACTTTGAGTTTATAATCTTCTCCACTGCAAGAACAATACCATCCTTACATTTGATACCAATCGATGTGCCTCCATTCTCTACTGCTTTCATGGCGTATTCGACTTGGAAGTTTCTACCATCTGGTGAGAAGACACTATTGGATAAATCATAGCCAGTACCAATTGATGTCATCTTTTCGATTTATTATGTATTCTATTGTGGATACTTGACAGCCAAAGTTATATTGTATGATTGATTTAGAATGTTCAGGAAAGTGCAATCAAGaattctgtttctttcgttctctctctctctcactctctctctgtctctctctttctctcagTTCTCGCCACCACCCTCCGCGAAAATCAAGAGACGGAAAGAAAGActgacaaaaaaacaacaacaaaaaaaagaaaggcaAATATGACAGATATCAAACGCGACAATATGTAATGCCCGATTTGGAGTGCTAATGGATTTTTGCACGACACAGTTATTGACCATGCTTCTGTCCTTGCTGAGGTCTAACAACCCACCAGCTATTCAAATTACACTCTTCTGTAACAAACGAACCTGACATCTTTACTCTCCCGAGGGTACCAAAACTGGATAGTGATTGGGCATTTGCTGTTGCACCTAAATGGCTTGGGAGTTTAAGTGGCCAGTCCTTGGCGTGATTATTCCGTGCACAATTATAGCATCAACGGCCTACGGATCACACTACTTTGTCCTACGTCACCACCTTAGTTTTAAGGAACAAATGTTTTACCAGTTCCTTGTGTGCATGATTTGGGTCTCGTATTGCATGGCAATATTCACAGATCCTGGTCTGCCCCCAAGGACATATACTCCAAAACCGGGTGAGTGGAAACGGTACTGTAAGAAGTGCCGTTTGTTTAAGCCACCAAGAGCCCACCACTGTTCTAAATGCCAAAAATgtgttttgcaaatggACCATCATTGTCCCTGGACCATGAATTGCGTTGGAAATGATAACTTTTCCCATTTTATGAAGTTTTTGGTATGGGTGATGATTGGAACGAGTTATCTACTCTTGCAATTTATATATCACATCATCGAGTACTACGAAATGTCATCCATGCCTGTGTATTTACTTCGCAAAGGTGAACTTTCGGCTGTGATTGTTTTCACCTTGCTCGatgtgtttgttttgttaaCGATAACATTATTGTTCATTCGATGTGCCGTAAATATGGCAAAGGGTATGACCCAAATTGAAACGTGGGACTGGGAGCGTATTGAGAGCCAATTTTACACTAGAAGATTTTGGAAGCAGGTAAGATCAAACTACAAGCGACTACATGGTAAAAAATTGCCACAACTTTCGAGTTGGAGAAATCCAAATTTTCAGGGTCTTGGTGAAGGCGGTGGCGATGAAAGCGATGGAAATGCCGAGGAAATGCAGGTTTTTTCTAACCAAAACGAGTCATCTGCATTGGCGGATGTGGAAGGTGCATCACACAATTGCCACGAGAATCACGGGGATAATGAAGGACTAGAACTTTCGCATAGAAGATCCAATGAAAGCGAATCTTCAGTGAATGAGCAAATTGACGAGGTAGCTACGAATTTTACCATCGACGATCTCATTTTTCCTTATGATTATGGATTGCTCGTCAACTTCAGAACTACACTTGGACCACTACTTTTCTGGATGCTACCGTGGGTCAGCACACGGTGCAACGGGTACGATTGGAAATCGTCTGAGGATTATGAGGAATATGATCAATTGAACTTACCCTGGCCACCTGATTTTGGTCACGGCGAAATAAGAGCTAGTAATCAAGTATTTATGGAACGCATGCATTGGCAAAATGATATGGGCGAAAGATTGCGCGATTTTGGAGTTGATATAGATACAGAGCAGGAAGAGTCTTTGGATTGAGCAGTTAGGATGGTGggatgaaaaaataaaacaaagaaagagagatatacatatatatataattgcAGCTTTTTTCATCACAAAGTGTTAAATGGAGTATAAACGTATTgtaaaaaattaacttatTAGTATCGATCTTTTTCTTAACAAGCAGTTTTGGTATGTGTGTAGTAGGGCCAAGCGTTGTTTGCAATTCCtgaatatttttttctcatttttttcttttattcgAAATTGGTGCGAATTTCACACAAAGTTGCTGTAcatatttcttctttcatttttcatgcATTCCCTCtctcattttttatttttttgctcggTCGTCTTTTTCCTTAGTCATCCTCTCCCTTTTTTCCTATATTTACTTTTGGCTGCAAATTCCATACAATTGCACGTGACTTGTGATAATATCCGCTAATCAAATCGTCACCACTATTG
This DNA window, taken from Lodderomyces elongisporus chromosome 7, complete sequence, encodes the following:
- the PRE10 gene encoding Putative proteasome subunit alpha type-7 (BUSCO:EOG092644WX; MEROPS:MER0000553), with amino-acid sequence MTSIGTGYDLSNSVFSPDGRNFQVEYAMKAVENGGTSIGIKCKDGIVLAVEKIINSKLLVPGKNKRIQTVDRHVGVVYSGLLPDGRHFVNRSREEAQSFKSIFKIPIPVPNLMDRMGIYVQNYTCYNSVRPFGVVSIVGGVDDDGPHLYMIEPSGSCWGYSGAATGKGRQIAKSELEKLNFEEITCQEAIKVAAKIIHLAHEDNKDKDYELEISWVSKEHTGGKHQFIPDDLLVEVRKQAEEDDEEDDEEEQQEEQEGEVHAGTGDNDEEMAS
- the PFA4 gene encoding Palmitoyltransferase, with product MNCVGNDNFSHFMKFLVWVMIGTSYLLLQFIYHIIEYYEMSSMPVYLLRKGELSAVIVFTLLDVFVLLTITLLFIRCAVNMAKGMTQIETWDWERIESQFYTRRFWKQVRSNYKRLHGKKLPQLSSWRNPNFQGLGEGGGDESDGNAEEMQVFSNQNESSALADVEGASHNCHENHGDNEGLELSHRRSNESESSVNEQIDEVATNFTIDDLIFPYDYGLLVNFRTTLGPLLFWMLPWVSTRCNGYDWKSSEDYEEYDQLNLPWPPDFGHGEIRASNQVFMERMHWQNDMGERLRDFGVDIDTEQEESLD